The following are from one region of the Halobacteriovorax vibrionivorans genome:
- a CDS encoding AgmX/PglI C-terminal domain-containing protein: MDQGRSFYLKGKKDIRLPRKNRIILGASDSCDVRMRGAGIDDIHCLIEFAQDKTSIYSMSTKNPVKINNEEVVTCELRGGETITIGNYSFTFGESSELPPQQLIHPQEVVRNLPKQPKFNDEVIQKNQKDSDYQVNYPLSMDDNVKFSEYIFEEPDEIYPIFKYSVDKEAAEVIILFNGKIVGLDYIPHKDGKYNLVGMNPRGNDIEFPYLGKKDKVELLDIKKNDVAVGRIPGFEHRTFLNNKNAKNSLRRDDIHIFEKDNLKVFIRGTEAPPIVKSAPIFRRDKELRKYLIFCVLVFAVFMGGMLNFQVDKEIEKEKVPERIAKILYKPKQLRVTKKKNVIKKETPKKVQKKAPVKQEVSNTPKEQKPSKSRGDRTAKASNSTPKKAAPKKGPTNDKKVVRKSNKKAGKPSRTTKKASKVKKLSNNRKSRGKVDVYKSPSFTSSMNSLMAKGGSLSSFADAGTTESFKDDSNALSMGESAQVQKADVKAEVGSLSSKTRGKLSSSFGTDGLVHKKKVYIAGVPYREVILGSMDRNDIMRILMENVPQFRYCYQKELDVQQKAISGVLAMDFVIGASGNVTRAKVTKADKAVPRSVKNCVANHLKTIQFPRPKGGAEVAVHVPLNLNPSSY; encoded by the coding sequence TTATTGAATTCGCACAAGATAAGACATCAATATATAGTATGTCGACAAAGAATCCCGTCAAAATAAATAATGAAGAAGTCGTAACGTGTGAACTTAGAGGGGGAGAGACTATTACAATTGGTAATTACTCTTTTACCTTTGGTGAAAGTAGTGAACTACCTCCTCAGCAATTAATACATCCACAAGAAGTTGTTAGAAACTTACCGAAACAACCTAAGTTTAACGATGAAGTCATTCAAAAGAATCAAAAGGATAGTGATTACCAAGTTAATTATCCTTTAAGTATGGATGATAATGTTAAGTTCTCTGAGTATATTTTTGAAGAACCAGATGAGATTTATCCAATCTTTAAATACAGTGTCGATAAAGAAGCTGCTGAAGTAATCATTCTTTTTAATGGAAAGATTGTTGGACTCGATTATATTCCACATAAAGACGGAAAGTATAATCTCGTTGGAATGAACCCACGTGGCAATGATATTGAATTTCCATATTTAGGAAAAAAAGATAAAGTTGAGCTATTAGATATAAAGAAAAATGATGTTGCTGTTGGAAGAATTCCTGGATTTGAACATCGTACATTTTTAAATAATAAAAATGCTAAAAATTCATTACGTCGTGATGATATTCATATTTTTGAAAAAGATAATTTAAAAGTATTTATCAGAGGTACTGAAGCACCTCCAATTGTAAAATCGGCACCAATCTTTAGAAGAGATAAGGAATTAAGAAAGTACCTGATTTTTTGTGTGCTAGTATTCGCTGTTTTTATGGGGGGAATGCTTAACTTCCAAGTCGATAAAGAGATTGAGAAAGAGAAAGTTCCTGAAAGAATTGCAAAAATCTTATATAAGCCAAAACAGCTTAGAGTGACTAAAAAGAAAAATGTCATTAAGAAGGAAACACCAAAGAAAGTACAAAAGAAGGCTCCAGTTAAGCAAGAGGTTTCAAATACTCCTAAAGAGCAGAAGCCTTCAAAGAGTAGGGGGGACCGAACTGCTAAGGCTTCAAATTCTACTCCAAAAAAAGCTGCTCCTAAGAAGGGACCAACAAATGATAAAAAGGTTGTGAGAAAGTCCAATAAAAAAGCAGGCAAACCTTCTCGAACAACTAAGAAGGCCTCTAAAGTTAAGAAGCTTTCTAATAACAGAAAGAGTAGAGGAAAAGTCGATGTATATAAGTCACCGTCTTTCACATCATCAATGAACTCTTTGATGGCAAAGGGCGGATCACTAAGTTCTTTTGCTGATGCTGGTACGACTGAAAGTTTTAAAGATGATAGTAATGCTCTTTCAATGGGTGAGTCGGCCCAAGTTCAAAAGGCTGATGTTAAAGCAGAGGTTGGTTCGCTAAGTAGTAAGACTCGTGGAAAACTTTCTTCTTCGTTTGGTACAGATGGACTAGTTCATAAAAAGAAAGTTTATATTGCTGGTGTCCCTTACCGTGAAGTTATTCTTGGATCAATGGATCGTAATGATATTATGAGAATTCTAATGGAGAACGTTCCTCAATTCCGTTACTGCTACCAAAAGGAATTAGATGTTCAGCAAAAGGCCATTTCAGGTGTTCTTGCTATGGACTTTGTCATTGGTGCATCAGGGAATGTTACAAGAGCTAAGGTGACGAAAGCTGATAAGGCCGTGCCACGCAGTGTTAAAAACTGTGTTGCAAATCACCTTAAAACAATTCAATTTCCAAGACCAAAAGGTGGAGCTGAGGTTGCTGTTCACGTACCTCTTAACCTAAATCCAAGCTCTTACTAA